The stretch of DNA TATTCatggataaaaaaaaataatgattgtCCTGTATGTAAAGCAGAGGTGTCAAGAGAGAATATTATACCTTTATATGGTAGAGGTAAGAGTAGTAATGAACATAAATATTCAAATGTAGAAGAACCTAGGCCAACTCCCAAAAGAAAAGAAGGTGTAAGAAGAAATAACAACAGTACTAACAATTTAGGGTTAAGAGCTTCTTTTGGGGTATGGGTGAATCCTTTTTCTTTTGGTTTATCATATACAAATATGTCAGAGGAACCTTATTTTAATAACAGAAATGAAACCAGAAGAGTGCAAACAGAAACATTTCATGCAGAGGCTgcttcttcttttttcttttttttaggattttttctttccttatatattttgttttattccTCTTAGTTTTTGTTCAtttgtaaaaattattttttaatttgataatatatatatatgtaccttttttttattaaagtattttatttaaaataattctaagcacatacaaagaaaaaaaacaaaaataataaaaataaaaaaaaattttcttttataagatgattttattttgtaaatttttttttttttttttggctTAGATAccttaattttttgtattttttttccatttttattttattctttttttaatagcaaagaaattttctttttttttttttttaaattatgaaacGTCATTATTTCATACATATTCAGGTGTATGCATgctaatacattttttatttttttatatatttgatttttaattttagtcTGTTACGtaactattatttttaattattttttcttttataaaatttattatttattgttGATTCACCAAATttaatatgaaataaatgtgtaaaaacatttttttttttcattatttccaTAGAAATGCTaatttttactaaaaaataacaaattagttttttttttttaaattttcctCTATTaactattttaatatataaaatattaaaatattttcattattttttttttttaatattattacaaAATTTATTGCTAAATTTACAttagataatatatatttaaaattatacatatatttgacaaaaaattaacataaaaaggtgtctttaatatatatatatttatgcatttttttttctttttttttttttaagtataatTCCTAAAATATTCTTTGTATTAAAAGaagttattattatatagaaGAACGAATAACTTTAGTTTCATTTATGTAATTcttatattctatttttaaggGAATGGAAGTTCGTAATTTATTAactaattatataaatttaaaagatttaaattatgtctaaaattttattatttttactttttaattttaaacaaaatttaGGAGTTAATTGATGAGGTTGAATTAACTTCTCTCTTTAATAAGTTATctgtaaaaagaaaatttctCATTTCaatattccttttttaagaaatattaataattataaatgtttaaatattatcattattaaaattataaatatagtcacaaaattaattctatatatatatatatttttagttataaatattactatatatttttttaatatatgaataatgaCATTTAGGATGGatctaaaaatataaactcTGAAAATGCaatagaaataatttataaattggTTAGgattttgaaataaattaaataataaaatatatgctcaatattaaatatagtttaaaaaaagaaatttatttttaaaagtaaaaataatttagaaagaaaatatattcattattaGGGTTATGTGCCATCAAAAGAGGATATAGAAGAATTTGTTAATGTTACAAATGGTATGATATGATAATCCTTTTcattattcttattataaAGAATTGTGTTaagctattattattattaatttatttaatttatttaatttttttaatatttaggTAGTTGTACTTTGTCAAACATAAAGAAGTTTTGTATTAAGCTAAAGTCATCGAGATATTCCACTGAAAGCTTAAtagatttattttatttttatgatacTCAGGTAAATATTCAACTtcctttttataattaataattttatataatttttctttttaaagatttttaaattagtatgaaatttttattttattgtaatgtgaaaattatgtatttttagtttttattaaaatataaagttattaatttattcactatttgtattttactttataattaattgGTTAAAGAAAACAggaaaaatttcaaaaaataaatttaaaatattatttacaaCTATTGGTTCAAAGTTatcaaataaagaaatagatATAATAACTCGGTagactttaaaaaaaaaaaatttataatatatatttaaatattaaaaaatatatttttttttaacagcGAACTGTGCAATGATGGGGAATTAATAGATTACAAGGAATTTTTAAACAAGTAAATTCATAattaaagataatataaattatgcaTAATTATgggaattaaaaaataatatatattttttataggcTATTAAATCAGTAAAAGTATTTAATTTACTGCTCGTTCTCTGTCTCacttttttgaattttttattaatacagaattatttttaaaaaaaatatagaacaTAAAATATACTTAGATTTATGCTTTTTTCatgtagataaaaaaataattttaattatttgtcttaatttattatatataaccTTACTATGTTCtgtaagtaaaaaaatagagacaaatatatatatatatatataatgaatcaatgaaatataaataaaataatataaatgttcattattttaaaatccCCATAtagattaaaaataaattttaaaaaaatattttaatttttatatatattgaaaaaaaaaaaaatgatatagaacaaaaaaatattatattaattatgaaaatattctattatttttagaagttttatactttttcaaaaaagtatttatattcgaaattttttaacaaaatagATGTGTTATGTTTATATaggattttaaaaaatgtgaatatttaattttttttttttttttctgaataCACAATATTTTACTtgcatattattttaattatataattatatttggTATCATCTGCTAATATATCCAATCaatgtaatatatttattttacttctttatttattttatttttatttttttatgtttaaattattatcacaagagaaaaaataaaacaaaagtaAATTATTGTTTCAAATTGCAAAAAACATcaaatttattattgttttcaCTTCTATATTTGtctttatattaatatttttttttttactatttttaaacacaaaaaattaaaatttttgttttataatttttattatattttaattaaaaactattattaatattattattaaataaatatatatatatattatttaaatttaaaaataaaaaaaaaaaaatactcgCATATTGCATAAGTAGATGTATATACAAGTAAAAACTTTAATATGAACACATGCTTACatgaaattatatatttttttttctttcctttatataattcttataaattatttttaatttagtaATTGCTTTTTTGCTTTAAAATGacacataaaaaattatatttttaaatgaaaatgagtATATATTCCAATATTAATGAACACTTTCATTTTCTATTGAATAagacataatttttttcttttttctttttttatttaagcgAAATATACTTAATAAACTTTGATTAATGCTCTGATAAGATTCAtataacttattttttttgttaattttatttttttttggtaaaaagtttttattttgtgatctatataatttaagaaatttttttaaaacttttttgcAAGTTCTATGTGATAAAACTCTTTCACATGCAACATTATATGATTTATCTCCATTAATATCTCTAACTGATGCGTCGGCACCTCTCTTCATTAATATATCAGCAATATTATATAATCCATAAAATATAGAGTATATTAAGGATGTTTCTCCATGTATATTAGTAAGATTGTAATTAATGTTTTTActttcatttaatattaatagagCTAAATTTTCGTTTCTTGTTCTTATACAAATCATTAATGGGCATTCACCATTTATATTGTCTTTACAATTAACATCTATATTatgatttaataataattgtaCAACCTTTTCTTGATTTTCTAAGCATGCAATGTGTAAAGCATTTTGATGAAACTTATttgttaaatttatatttacatcGTTTTCtaaaagaaaattcaaaACCTCTATATTCCCTTCTTCTGCAGCTACATGAATTGGAGAAAGAACATTGTTAAAATCTAATTgatttataatttctttttttaaagaatataaatattttaatatatttagtcTTTCTAGTTTTGCTGCTTGAATAAAAGGTAATGACCATAAATTATGACCTTTCTGTAATAGCTGaggatatttttttaaaagtaacTGAACCGTTGctaaatcatttttaaatatagcaCAAGATAAGACCTCTGTTAATATGTGTCTATCACATAATCTTTCTCCAGCTCCTGCGTCAATGAAGTGGTTAACCCAtgctttatttaaattatatgctAATAATATAGGAGTAAATTTATTATGATAACACCAATTAGGATCTGctttattttctaataataattGAATAATTTCACTGATGTTATTTTCACATGCCAAATATAAGGGAGATTTGTAATCTCTTACAAATGgacatattatatttaaattttctccATTTTTTACTAATGAATTGACtatagaaaaattttttttttttattgcaaTATTTAATGGTATATAACCATTTTCTATATCAAAAGGAAAAGTAACATAATAACTATTACATGTATTCCCATATGGACTAATACATATTGTTTtacaattttcatttttctttactCCATCTAAATTAGATGAATCCGCATCAtaagatttatttttttcataagaTATTTCTTGTACACATTCTTTATCTACAATATTTCTTTCACTTATATTTCTCCTTAATTCttcaatattttcattttctgaATAAGTCAAGCtcttttctttaatattatgTTCATTTCCATTTTGCTTTATATAtgatatatcttttttatcattattatttgcTTGACTGTTTTTTTGACCATTTTTATTGGATAATTTACTGGTACTGTCTATAGTTATTTCTTTATTGTCATTCAAAGAAATAGTGTTTTTATTAGAGGAATAttgtattatattatttttttttcttctctttcttttttcttctagCAAAACTTCAACAAATTCTTTACATTCATTCTCACATGCAATATATAAAGGAGATTTTCCTAAATAATCCCATATATCAATTTTTGCACCTCCTTTTaaaactaaataaaaaagatatctattttttttgctAATCGCTAAAGATATTGGCAAAGTCCATATATCAATACCACCATTCTCATTTGTTTCTATAGTTAATGGTGTATTTGACAATAGTTCACTACCCTTGTCTCTTAGTAAATAAACTAagttgttatttttatatttttcacttttacttaatttatataattcttcttgtatttttttacttaacttaacacatatttttatgttttcattttttaaagcaACGCTATATCCTTTTACGTAAATATCTAAACCTATGCTTTCTAAAAAGCATTTACTACCCCAAGAACCTAAAATATCTAAATTTGGTTGCACAAAATGAGATTGGATATATGGGTCATCTACactaattaaatttttatagcCATTTGCAAATGGACAATCATTACAattacatttaaaatttatttcttctgtCATATATATGCATCCTTTTCCATTACATTTGCacttattcatatttttttcttcatcttcgtcatcttcatcttcatcttcttccTCTTCATCAAATGTATTGACATTATTATGTAAGATATTCAtgcaaaatatattttcagcagttaaaatttttgtttttttattgctactactatttttcttattttcattgaaatattttttttcatattttttttttttatttttttttttttcattattattttcgttaacgtttaattttttcatctttgttttttcattaatataattttcattattttgttCTACAGGAAGACGATTGTTAGTTTGATCTTTACTTTTTTCctcttccttttttttgcaaactttatttttttcgtCATAATCATCATTAATATCTTGatcagttttttttttaaccttTTCATTAATGTcacatatattatttttattagtacaatttttatcatttccTTTATAATTGTCATCTTTAATTATTCCATTAacttttctttcttttttcatatttttattagcaTT from Plasmodium relictum strain SGS1 genome assembly, chromosome: 11 encodes:
- a CDS encoding ankyrin-repeat protein, putative, whose amino-acid sequence is MKSFVFDNYSISYEKELNEDVINKYILNKLSLIFNNNIKSISQDNNKSNENDKEQNKGRENVVTLDKNSTNITEKGNVSLYERHNISVIEKKKTDIIEINNTKISGKNNLNIIEKNNIKNATEKDSNINKLKRENTSDIINNNIKEKENSISINDLFRLNSDIYHNIDTTLKKNNLNEILANDNVHINKKNERWKRYIKNIEPFLDVHTIINLSQTCKFLYKRKYKVGNNRLIFNSYLGYNPKIIYEFVLPRIYKHIHRSVRRRLCLDFTLCTLIKDITVANILNQIYKFDSLNTKHLFIYNLQEIYFDYCHHLTDKTLEVLAQTRLPSLKTLSIKCVRNKYLTCAPLTVMLKKSNWPVFTNFICSFSNAWLEPIFIVSNFIINRANNQNHIIYHKLKNLRKNLETMKNFDNNMIITNEENCEYEKLKKNKSNNNSDAVIYDDKTEENGKKIINENNKYNLISLQNCTDNNIDKSNIIDYNNKKKLKSLLNSETECSISQSETNNNFNLFNNFFHSTIKHFGYSSKFKNSFNYGDYNNFNKNYFQNKKDDINNTLNNNIKSENDKYINKTITEEHIRAQELHEKKDIFDEFLSSDYTTMNKKNDNFIDNERKDTNLITNTNDMKNSIKNNANKNMKKERKVNGIIKDDNYKGNDKNCTNKNNICDINEKVKKKTDQDINDDYDEKNKVCKKKEEEKSKDQTNNRLPVEQNNENYINEKTKMKKLNVNENNNEKKKNKKKKYEKKYFNENKKNSSSNKKTKILTAENIFCMNILHNNVNTFDEEEEDEDEDDEDEEKNMNKCKCNGKGCIYMTEEINFKCNCNDCPFANGYKNLISVDDPYIQSHFVQPNLDILGSWGSKCFLESIGLDIYVKGYSVALKNENIKICVKLSKKIQEELYKLSKSEKYKNNNLVYLLRDKGSELLSNTPLTIETNENGGIDIWTLPISLAISKKNRYLFYLVLKGGAKIDIWDYLGKSPLYIACENECKEFVEVLLEEKRKRRKKNNIIQYSSNKNTISLNDNKEITIDSTSKLSNKNGQKNSQANNNDKKDISYIKQNGNEHNIKEKSLTYSENENIEELRRNISERNIVDKECVQEISYEKNKSYDADSSNLDGVKKNENCKTICISPYGNTCNSYYVTFPFDIENGYIPLNIAIKKKNFSIVNSLVKNGENLNIICPFVRDYKSPLYLACENNISEIIQLLLENKADPNWCYHNKFTPILLAYNLNKAWVNHFIDAGAGERLCDRHILTEVLSCAIFKNDLATVQLLLKKYPQLLQKGHNLWSLPFIQAAKLERLNILKYLYSLKKEIINQLDFNNVLSPIHVAAEEGNIEVLNFLLENDVNINLTNKFHQNALHIACLENQEKVVQLLLNHNIDVNCKDNINGECPLMICIRTRNENLALLILNESKNINYNLTNIHGETSLIYSIFYGLYNIADILMKRGADASVRDINGDKSYNVACERVLSHRTCKKVLKKFLKLYRSQNKNFLPKKNKINKKNKLYESYQSINQSLLSIFRLNKKRKKKKIMSYSIENESVH
- a CDS encoding myosin light chain, putative, with protein sequence MEELIDEVELTSLFNKLSDGSKNINSENAIEIIYKLGYVPSKEDIEEFVNVTNGSCTLSNIKKFCIKLKSSRYSTESLIDLFYFYDTQKTGKISKNKFKILFTTIGSKLSNKEIDIITRELCNDGELIDYKEFLNK